One window from the genome of Gimesia aquarii encodes:
- a CDS encoding lactate racemase domain-containing protein translates to MSITETVKVELNYGYTREFQCEISTERLIWYQQAPPPLEDVPLKTQHVLNNPLELPPLDLAVIPGDKITIVVDHETPVVDEIINSVWDFFSDCGIEATDVTILQAQSGSLNLQQKLMDTVNPELKQDAQWVIHDPESKEGLGYLGTSASGERIYLSKHLLEADFILPIELISYDPLIGYAGGGSLLYPEFSSQEAVIKSRGQSHRELTPAESRPLRQLIDEVGWMLGLQYSLQVIPSAGQGASEIVFGGIEATFRKGKELLDQYWKLEPSYKAEVVVVAVECGPAGHAWTQLGRVLETARNLVSQDGRIVLLTEIDEPFGEGMQILSGCLEPLDAIKPLRDRQSKDLVTATQMALAADWALICLLSKANTDDVEDLFIIPLEDEAEVRRLLQTDETISIIASAQHAYGQLKQE, encoded by the coding sequence GTGTCGATCACGGAAACCGTCAAAGTCGAACTGAACTACGGGTATACTCGAGAGTTCCAATGCGAAATCTCGACAGAGAGGCTGATTTGGTACCAGCAGGCGCCTCCACCTTTGGAAGATGTTCCGCTGAAAACACAACATGTGTTAAATAATCCACTGGAGCTACCCCCACTTGATTTAGCAGTGATTCCCGGGGATAAAATCACGATTGTCGTTGACCATGAAACTCCAGTAGTCGATGAAATCATTAATTCCGTATGGGATTTTTTTTCAGACTGTGGAATCGAAGCCACCGATGTGACAATCTTACAAGCACAATCTGGCTCACTCAATCTGCAGCAAAAATTAATGGATACGGTGAATCCGGAGTTAAAGCAAGATGCACAATGGGTCATACATGACCCTGAGTCGAAAGAAGGGCTCGGCTACCTGGGAACCTCAGCAAGTGGGGAACGCATCTACCTCTCAAAGCATTTGCTGGAAGCGGACTTCATACTTCCGATTGAACTCATCAGCTACGACCCACTTATAGGATATGCAGGAGGCGGCAGTTTACTCTATCCCGAGTTCTCTTCACAAGAAGCCGTCATAAAGAGCAGAGGTCAATCACATCGTGAACTGACTCCTGCAGAGAGCAGGCCCCTGCGTCAGCTCATAGACGAAGTCGGTTGGATGCTGGGGCTGCAATATAGCTTGCAGGTCATTCCATCTGCTGGTCAGGGCGCCTCAGAAATCGTGTTCGGCGGTATCGAAGCCACTTTTCGAAAAGGCAAAGAACTTCTCGACCAATATTGGAAGTTAGAACCAAGTTACAAAGCAGAAGTGGTAGTGGTTGCCGTTGAGTGTGGACCAGCAGGCCATGCGTGGACTCAATTGGGGCGTGTTTTAGAAACCGCCAGAAATCTAGTATCTCAGGATGGGCGCATTGTACTGCTCACTGAGATTGATGAACCGTTCGGCGAAGGGATGCAAATTCTATCAGGTTGTCTTGAACCTCTCGATGCCATTAAACCGCTTCGTGATAGACAGTCCAAAGATCTCGTAACGGCTACTCAGATGGCGCTCGCCGCAGATTGGGCACTCATTTGTCTATTGAGTAAAGCCAATACCGATGATGTTGAG